A genome region from Gaiellales bacterium includes the following:
- the rimP gene encoding ribosome maturation factor RimP produces MGRSAELAQQIETTLRDRIPEVEVLLAEQPTPGLVRVTIDRPGGAVDLDLCERVTRELSAIRARYALEVSSPGIERPLVTPEHYRRAVGSRVHVRTERPVDGRKQFTGTLIDARNDEIEIDLDGERASLPYAAIRRGNLVAQVGGTR; encoded by the coding sequence ATGGGACGCTCAGCAGAGCTGGCGCAGCAGATCGAGACCACCCTCCGGGACCGGATTCCGGAGGTCGAAGTGCTGCTCGCGGAGCAGCCCACGCCCGGACTCGTCCGCGTCACCATCGACCGCCCCGGCGGTGCCGTGGATCTCGACCTCTGCGAGCGCGTGACGCGCGAGCTGTCGGCGATCCGCGCGCGGTACGCACTCGAGGTGTCCTCGCCGGGCATCGAGCGGCCGCTGGTCACTCCGGAGCACTACCGGCGCGCGGTCGGCAGCCGCGTGCACGTGCGGACGGAGCGGCCGGTCGACGGCCGCAAGCAGTTCACTGGCACGTTGATCGACGCAAGGAACGACGAGATCGAGATCGACCTCGACGGCGAGCGCGCGAGCCTGCCCTACGCGGCGATCCGCCGCGGGAATCTGGTCGCGCAGGTGGGAGGCACCCGGTGA
- the nusA gene encoding transcription termination factor NusA: MSKELLEGVKLLEKERGIEAETLLSAIEEALLAAYKKMPDARHPVRVDLDRESGDYVVWSVAPEAWESYLEAHPHHRPVEPAEDEVVETPPMDGEQPAEEEPEPEIEWDWFQPSHMVDVTPEGFSRIAGQTAKQVLRQRIHEAERSIMYDEYADRVGEIVTGIVQQDDNRYAFVDLGKMEAILPGSEKVPGERYEQGSRIKAVIIEVRSEGKGPQVVLSRRSDELIRQLFELEVPEIADGLVTIRAVAREPGYRAKIAVESRVQGVDPVGACVGPRGSRVRMVVSELRGEKIDIIPYNDEPARFVAKALAPAKVREVYVDDDAQQATVVVPDGELSLAIGKEGLNARLAHRLTGWRIDIVSETEHYAEAEDVPYTGAEGEDDEFPGRCIAVTSSGKRCPNQALDGSRYCGVPAHRELAAKEEGAAAS; encoded by the coding sequence GTGAGCAAGGAACTCTTGGAGGGCGTGAAGCTGCTCGAGAAGGAGCGCGGGATCGAGGCGGAGACGCTGCTGTCCGCGATCGAGGAGGCGCTGCTCGCGGCATACAAGAAGATGCCCGACGCACGCCATCCCGTCCGCGTCGATCTCGACCGCGAGTCCGGCGACTACGTCGTGTGGTCGGTGGCGCCCGAGGCCTGGGAGTCGTATCTCGAGGCGCACCCGCACCACCGTCCGGTCGAGCCGGCGGAGGACGAGGTCGTCGAGACGCCGCCGATGGACGGCGAGCAGCCGGCCGAGGAGGAGCCCGAGCCCGAGATCGAGTGGGACTGGTTCCAGCCCTCGCACATGGTCGACGTCACACCCGAGGGCTTCAGCCGGATCGCCGGCCAGACCGCCAAGCAGGTGCTGCGCCAGCGCATTCACGAGGCGGAGCGCTCGATCATGTACGACGAGTACGCCGACCGCGTCGGCGAGATCGTCACCGGCATCGTCCAGCAGGACGACAACCGCTACGCGTTCGTCGATCTCGGCAAGATGGAGGCGATCCTGCCCGGCTCCGAGAAGGTGCCGGGAGAGCGCTACGAGCAGGGCAGCCGCATCAAGGCCGTCATCATCGAGGTGCGCTCGGAGGGCAAGGGGCCGCAGGTCGTGCTGTCGCGCCGCAGCGACGAGCTGATCCGCCAGCTGTTCGAGCTGGAGGTGCCCGAGATCGCCGACGGCCTGGTCACGATCCGCGCGGTTGCCCGCGAGCCCGGCTACCGGGCGAAGATCGCGGTCGAATCGCGCGTCCAGGGCGTCGACCCGGTCGGCGCCTGCGTCGGCCCGCGCGGGTCGCGCGTCCGTATGGTCGTGTCCGAGCTGCGGGGCGAGAAGATCGACATCATCCCGTACAACGACGAGCCCGCGCGCTTCGTCGCGAAGGCGCTCGCGCCCGCGAAGGTGCGCGAGGTGTACGTGGACGACGACGCCCAGCAGGCGACGGTGGTCGTGCCCGACGGGGAGCTCTCGCTCGCCATCGGCAAGGAGGGGCTGAACGCCCGCCTGGCCCACCGGCTGACCGGTTGGCGCATCGACATCGTGTCCGAGACGGAGCACTACGCCGAGGCCGAGGACGTGCCGTACACGGGCGCCGAGGGCGAGGACGACGAGTTCCCCGGCCGCTGCATCGCGGTCACCTCGTCGGGCAAGCGGTGCCCGAACCAGGCGCTGGACGGCAGCCGCTACTGCGGCGTGCCGGCGCACCGCGAGCTGGCGGCCAAGGAGGAGGGAGCAGCCGCGTCGTAG
- the dtd gene encoding D-aminoacyl-tRNA deacylase — protein sequence MRALLQRVAEASVEVDGERIAAIGAGLLVLVAAGAGDDERGARRVAGKIARLRIFADDRGRMNRSVADTGGEVLVVSQFTLYADVSRGNRPGLTGAAEAGLAQQLVDTVADELRTLGLPVQTGRFGAHMRVALVNDGPVTIWIDDGGH from the coding sequence ATGCGGGCGCTGCTGCAGCGGGTTGCCGAGGCCTCTGTCGAGGTGGACGGCGAGCGGATAGCAGCGATCGGGGCAGGGCTGCTGGTGCTGGTCGCCGCGGGTGCCGGCGACGACGAGCGGGGCGCGCGCCGGGTGGCCGGGAAGATCGCGCGGCTGCGGATCTTCGCCGACGACCGGGGGCGCATGAACCGCTCGGTCGCGGATACAGGCGGCGAGGTGCTTGTGGTATCCCAGTTCACCCTCTACGCCGACGTTTCGCGCGGCAACCGGCCCGGGCTCACGGGAGCGGCTGAGGCGGGGCTCGCCCAGCAGCTCGTCGACACCGTCGCGGACGAGCTGCGCACGCTCGGGCTGCCGGTGCAGACCGGCCGCTTCGGCGCGCACATGCGGGTCGCGCTGGTGAACGACGGCCCGGTCACGATCTGGATCGACGACGGCGGACACTGA